One region of Equus caballus isolate H_3958 breed thoroughbred chromosome 23, TB-T2T, whole genome shotgun sequence genomic DNA includes:
- the LOC138920444 gene encoding olfactory receptor 2L8-like, translating into MENYNQTSTDFILLGLFPPSKIGLFFFILVVLIFLMALFGNLSIMLLIFLDTHLHTPMYFLLSQLSIIVLNHISIIVPKMVSSNFLFGNKSMSFIGCGVQSFFFLTLGGAEALFLTSMAYARYIAICFPLHYSSRMSKRVCVLMIIGSWIMGFVNSCAHTTYAFHVPYCQSRAINHFFCNVPAMLTLACMDTWVYEYTVFMSTILFLMLPFIGIACPYGRVVLAVYHMHSAEGRKKVYSTCSTHLTVVTFYNVPLFYTYLHPRSLRSPTKDEVLAVFYTILTPMLNPIIYSLRNREVMGALRRVIPRICTEKM; encoded by the coding sequence ATGGAAAATTATAATCAAACATCAACTGATTTCATTctattggggttgtttccaccatCAAAAATTGGCCTGTTCTTCTTCATTCTCGTTGTTCTGATTTTCCTAATGGCTCTGTTTGGCAACTTGTCCATAATGCTTCTCATCTTCCTGGAcacccatctccacacacccatgtatttttTACTTAGTCAGCTCTCCATCATTGTGTTGAATCATATCTCCATCATTGTCCCCAAAATggtttcttctaattttctttttggaaacaaatctATGTCCTTTATTGGATGTGGGGTTCAgagcttctttttcttgactttaggAGGTGCAGAAGCACTGTTCTTGACATCTATGGCCTATGCTCGTTATATTgctatttgctttcctctccactatTCCAGTCGTATGAGCAAAAGAGTGTGTGTGCTGATGATAATAGGATCTTGGATAATGGGCTTTGTAAACTCTTGCGCCCATACCACATATGCCTTCCATGTCCCTTACTGTCAATCCAGGGccatcaaccatttcttctgcAATGTCCCAGCCATGTTGACTCTGGCCTGCATGGATACCTGGGTTTATGAGTACACAGTGTTTATGAGCACCATCCTCTTCCTCATGCTTCCTTTCATTGGCATTGCATGTCCCTATGGCCGGGTTGTCCTTGCTGTCTACCACATGcactcagcagaagggaggaagaaggtctATTCCACCTGCAGCACCCACCTGACTGTGGTGACTTTCTACAATGTTCCACTTTTTTACACTTATCTACATCCAAGATCCCTCAGATCTCCAACAAAGGACGAGGTTCTGGCTGTCTTCTACACCATCCTGACCCCAATGCtaaaccccatcatctacagcctgagaaacaggGAGGTGATGGGGGCCCTAAGAAGAGTGATTCCGAGAATCTGCACtgaaaaaatgtag